In Notamacropus eugenii isolate mMacEug1 chromosome 1, mMacEug1.pri_v2, whole genome shotgun sequence, one genomic interval encodes:
- the LOC140526774 gene encoding olfactory receptor 6B2-like, with the protein MRGRNITNISEFILLGFPTALWLQYLLFLVFLFVYIFVLMENFIIIFTVWVNTPLHKPMYYFLSNMSFLEVWYVSDIIPKMLSGFLFQQKSISFVGCMIQLYFFISLICTECVLLASMAYDRYVAICYPLRYGVIMTTRLCVQLVTFSYATAFIISVIKVYFISHATFCGSGAINHFFCDVSPILKLACTDFSTAELVDFVLGFIILVFPLISTMLSYGYISSTVIRIPSSTGRWKAFSTCASHLIVVIIFYTALIFMYVRPQAIDQKSSNKLISVIYTVVTPIVNPLIYCLRNTEFKNSLKKTMGLAHTFEK; encoded by the coding sequence ATGAGGGGAAGGAATATCACCAACATCAGTGAATTCATTCTCTTAGGCTTCCCCACAGCTCTGTGGCTCCAGTATCTgctttttcttgtcttcctttttgtttatatCTTTGTCTTGATGGAAAACTTCATTATCATCTTCACTGTCTGGGTCAACACCCCCCTTCATAAGCCTATGTACTATTTCCTAAGCAACATGTCATTTCTGGAAGTTTGGTATGTCTCTGACATCATTCCTAAGATGCTGAGTGGTTTTCTCTTTCAGCAAAAAAGCATATCATTTGTTGGATGCATGATCCAGctgtatttcttcatttctctcatctgtaCTGAGTGTGTCCTTCTTGCCTCCATGGCCTATGACCGCTATGTGGCCATCTGTTACCCACTCCGGTATGGAGTAATCATGACCACAAGGCTATGTGTGCAACTAGTGACCTTTTCCTATGCAACAGCCTTCATCATCTCTGTGATCAAGGTCTACTTCATCTCTCATGCCACATTCTGTGGTTCCGGTGCCATTAACCACTTTTTCTGTGATGTCTCCCCTATCCTTAAACTAGCTTGCACAGACTTCTCAACAGCTGAACTTGTAGATTTTGTACTGGGATTCATCATCCTGGTGTTTCCACTAATTTCCACCATGTTGTCATATGGCTACATCTCTTCAACTGTCATCCGAATCCCATCATCCACAGGGCGCTGGAAAGCTTTCTCTACATGTGCTTCCCATCTCATTGTTGTGATCATTTTCTATACAGCCTTGATCTTCATGTATGTCCGTCCCCAGGCCATTGACCAAAAGAGTTCCAACAAGCTGATTTCAGTCATATATACTGTTGTAACCCCAATTGTGAATCCTTTGATCTATTGCCTGAGAAATACGGAATTCAAGAATTCCCTGAAAAAGACTATGGGCCTAGCTCACACTTTTGAAAAGTGA